A genomic segment from Elusimicrobiaceae bacterium encodes:
- a CDS encoding adenylate/guanylate cyclase domain-containing protein: MTAYLSAEAVKGERIINVLRLCIIALLAGTELAELGLGAGMPERLSGLVFNIGWLWLAFGAAMLWTVNYRRVFQPWFKFAVPVADALFAGFAALSLRDDIGAGADAFFYFLIGVSLFRVNRKAVWTATAATACAYVFAQWLGARYGFPAQTAWQLWINVGMMALFGVLCSFAAGSALERGQALVNDRVYRERLENAFSKYVPYHVANEIFAAGADLEVAGRGHSARVAVLIADIRGFTKMARTLAPAKLMALLNEHFYQLGDLVFMHGGAVNKFVGDSIIAVFGDPLKLDDPCLCAAKCAAEIVKAVSAANAAGRTPGLEVGIGLHFGEIVAGNLGSEDRIEYAVLGDTVNMTERIQSCARPGEILASGVFADSAGEEFKWLPSEKEFMLKGYSEPVKLFRLDCA; encoded by the coding sequence ATGACCGCTTATCTGTCTGCCGAAGCAGTCAAGGGCGAACGCATTATCAATGTGCTGAGGCTGTGCATTATTGCGCTTTTGGCCGGCACCGAACTGGCTGAGCTGGGCCTGGGGGCCGGGATGCCGGAGCGCCTGTCGGGGCTGGTGTTTAACATCGGCTGGCTGTGGCTGGCATTCGGCGCGGCGATGCTGTGGACTGTTAATTACAGACGCGTTTTCCAGCCCTGGTTCAAGTTCGCCGTGCCTGTGGCCGACGCTTTGTTCGCCGGGTTTGCCGCGCTGTCTTTGCGCGACGATATCGGCGCGGGCGCGGACGCGTTTTTTTATTTCCTCATAGGCGTTTCGCTGTTCCGGGTCAACCGAAAAGCGGTCTGGACGGCCACCGCCGCCACCGCCTGCGCGTATGTGTTCGCGCAATGGCTGGGGGCGCGTTACGGTTTTCCGGCCCAGACAGCATGGCAGTTATGGATTAACGTGGGAATGATGGCGCTGTTCGGCGTGCTGTGTTCTTTCGCCGCAGGTTCCGCGCTTGAGCGCGGACAGGCGCTGGTGAATGACCGGGTTTACCGCGAACGGCTGGAAAACGCGTTTTCAAAATATGTGCCTTATCATGTGGCGAACGAAATATTCGCCGCCGGAGCGGATCTTGAAGTGGCGGGGCGCGGCCATTCGGCGCGGGTGGCGGTGCTGATAGCGGATATACGCGGATTCACCAAAATGGCGCGGACTCTTGCCCCGGCAAAACTGATGGCTCTGCTTAACGAACATTTTTACCAGCTCGGCGATCTTGTGTTCATGCATGGCGGAGCGGTGAACAAATTCGTGGGGGATTCGATTATCGCCGTGTTCGGCGATCCCCTCAAACTGGACGATCCGTGCCTGTGCGCCGCGAAATGCGCCGCCGAAATAGTGAAAGCCGTGTCCGCCGCAAACGCCGCAGGCCGGACACCGGGGCTGGAGGTCGGGATCGGGCTGCATTTCGGGGAAATCGTAGCCGGCAATCTCGGTTCGGAAGACCGCATCGAATACGCCGTTCTGGGCGATACGGTGAACATGACCGAACGCATCCAGTCCTGCGCCAGGCCGGGCGAAATACTCGCTTCGGGCGTGTTTGCCGACTCGGCGGGAGAGGAGTTTAAGTGGCTGCCTTCCGAAAAAGAATTCATGCTTAAAGGCTACAGCGAGCCGGTAAAACTGTTCCGGCTGGACTGCGCTTGA
- a CDS encoding EamA family transporter — protein MLWASLALLSAVFSAIAAVIEKKILFTEEAVPFSFVFAVVSAAVALPLLHGVDFGAVSRTGLGLLFFKTALGSAAFLFVMESIKRLELSGALPLLALTPALAAVGGLLFLGETLSVRETGGLVTILAGTYLLQSDGKTGLFEPFIKLLKADGYRYILAALTIFAVTSLIDKTAITRYRMKPGAVLGFNQLFQAFCFWAVYLARGYGYRQTAALVRRCGGLIVTLALVSLVYRWAQIEAVRLAPVALVLALKRTSVFMGTAAGGKLFGEHDVPRKSFAAGIIVAGAFLIMNNAG, from the coding sequence ATGCTCTGGGCGTCACTCGCGCTGCTGTCGGCGGTTTTTTCCGCGATCGCGGCGGTAATTGAAAAGAAAATCCTTTTTACGGAAGAGGCTGTTCCTTTTTCGTTCGTATTCGCCGTTGTTTCAGCCGCAGTCGCGCTGCCGCTGCTGCACGGCGTTGACTTCGGCGCCGTTTCGCGGACAGGGCTCGGTCTGCTGTTTTTCAAAACCGCGCTCGGCTCGGCGGCTTTCCTGTTTGTCATGGAAAGCATAAAACGGCTGGAACTAAGCGGCGCGCTGCCTCTGCTTGCGCTGACGCCCGCGCTGGCGGCGGTCGGAGGGCTGTTGTTTTTAGGCGAAACATTATCCGTGCGCGAAACAGGCGGACTTGTGACGATACTGGCCGGCACCTACCTGCTGCAATCCGACGGCAAAACCGGCCTTTTCGAGCCTTTCATCAAACTGCTCAAGGCAGACGGCTACCGCTATATCCTGGCCGCGCTGACGATTTTTGCCGTCACCTCGCTTATTGACAAAACCGCCATAACCCGTTACCGCATGAAACCGGGCGCGGTGCTGGGTTTCAACCAGCTGTTCCAGGCGTTTTGTTTCTGGGCGGTATACCTGGCGCGCGGGTATGGATATCGCCAGACAGCCGCGCTTGTCAGACGATGCGGCGGGCTGATTGTCACGCTCGCGCTTGTTTCACTGGTGTACCGCTGGGCCCAGATCGAAGCGGTCAGGCTGGCACCGGTCGCGCTGGTGCTGGCCTTGAAGCGCACTTCGGTGTTTATGGGCACGGCGGCAGGCGGCAAACTGTTCGGCGAGCACGATGTTCCACGGAAAAGTTTCGCCGCGGGCATTATAGTCGCCGGCGCATTTCTGATAATGAACAACGCGGGGTAG
- a CDS encoding tryptophan-rich sensory protein — translation MDKTGKTALLACIALCLTTGAIGSAAAGLAPDWYASLSKPAWNPPDRLFAPVWTALYLLMAVALWLVWKTESVPARKTALVLFGVQLVLNAGWPLIFFGWRSPGVALAELLILWLAVAATLAVFAKQSRTAAWLLAPYLAWLSFAGALNFAIWRLNPGNAGPGATAAETTVAPR, via the coding sequence ATGGACAAAACAGGGAAAACCGCGCTGCTGGCGTGTATCGCGCTGTGTTTGACAACGGGCGCGATCGGCTCCGCCGCTGCCGGTTTGGCGCCGGACTGGTATGCGAGCCTGTCCAAGCCGGCGTGGAATCCGCCGGACCGGCTTTTCGCGCCCGTCTGGACCGCGCTTTACCTGCTAATGGCAGTCGCTTTATGGCTTGTGTGGAAAACAGAATCCGTGCCCGCGCGCAAAACCGCGCTGGTCCTGTTTGGTGTCCAGCTGGTTCTGAACGCCGGCTGGCCGCTGATATTCTTCGGCTGGCGCAGCCCGGGTGTTGCGCTGGCGGAACTGCTGATCCTCTGGCTGGCCGTGGCGGCGACACTGGCTGTTTTCGCGAAACAATCCCGCACGGCGGCATGGCTGCTTGCGCCTTATCTCGCGTGGCTGAGTTTCGCGGGCGCGCTCAATTTCGCGATCTGGCGGCTTAATCCGGGCAACGCCGGTCCGGGTGCCACGGCGGCGGAAACAACCGTGGCGCCGCGCTAA